A window of Formosa sp. Hel1_31_208 contains these coding sequences:
- a CDS encoding aminotransferase class IV yields the protein MVHGTHNAVADDRNKDIKIYINGEFFSRDKAKISVFDSGYIVGDGIWEALRVHEGVLVFLDDHLDRLWTSAATVGMIFPFTKTELTKTIWNVLNENQMTNHVHVRIMITRGIKKTPSQDPRLTISGPNVVIIPEYKKASNESKESGITLLTSTIRRGSPDYLDPRLNCHSKLHEVQALIQAIEAGADEALMLDVNGFVSTCNATNFFIIKNGEVWTSTGQYCMNGITRAKVIEACERHGISCHQKDFSLFDVYGADEAFVTGTFGGLTPVTKIDGRIIGTQSYGNMTKRLSGLYQELIKEAVANDQR from the coding sequence ATGGTTCACGGTACTCATAATGCTGTCGCAGACGACAGAAACAAGGACATTAAAATTTATATTAACGGTGAATTCTTTTCACGCGATAAGGCTAAAATTTCGGTTTTTGATAGTGGATATATTGTAGGTGACGGTATATGGGAAGCTTTAAGGGTGCACGAAGGTGTATTGGTATTTCTTGATGATCATTTAGATCGTTTATGGACATCGGCTGCAACCGTTGGAATGATTTTTCCATTTACTAAAACTGAATTGACCAAAACCATTTGGAATGTACTCAATGAAAACCAAATGACAAATCATGTACATGTGCGTATTATGATTACTAGAGGGATTAAAAAAACACCTTCTCAAGACCCGAGGCTTACCATATCTGGTCCAAATGTGGTTATCATTCCTGAATACAAAAAAGCGTCCAACGAAAGTAAAGAAAGCGGGATAACCTTGCTTACTAGTACAATAAGACGCGGATCGCCAGACTATCTAGACCCAAGATTAAATTGCCATAGCAAATTACATGAAGTTCAAGCATTAATTCAAGCTATAGAAGCAGGAGCTGATGAAGCACTGATGTTGGATGTTAACGGATTTGTGTCTACGTGTAATGCGACCAATTTCTTTATAATTAAAAATGGAGAGGTGTGGACGTCCACAGGTCAATATTGCATGAATGGCATTACGCGAGCAAAAGTCATTGAGGCATGTGAGCGTCATGGAATATCTTGTCATCAAAAAGATTTTTCATTATTTGATGTGTATGGTGCTGATGAAGCTTTTGTGACAGGAACCTTTGGTGGGTTGACACCAGTAACGAAAATAGATGGTCGAATTATTGGAACTCAATCATATGGAAATATGACTAAACGATTAAGCGGTTTATATCAGGAACTAATAAAAGAAGCAGTAGCGAATGACCAGAGATAA
- the tgt gene encoding tRNA guanosine(34) transglycosylase Tgt, whose translation MKFELKACDPQSKARAAVMTTDHGQIETPIFMPVGTVASVKGVHQRELKNDINPDVILGNTYHLYLRPQTPILEKAGGLHKFMNWDRNILTDSGGYQVYSLSANRKIKEEGVKFKSHIDGSYHVFTPENVMEVQRSIGADIIMAFDECTPYPCDYNYAKRSMHMTHRWLDRCLTHLDKTPFMYDYEQTFFPIVQGSTYKDLRQQSAEYIANAGAQGNAIGGLSVGEPAEEMYAMTDVVCEILPWEKPRYLMGVGTPINILENIALGVDMFDCVMPTRNARNGMLFTAHGSINIKNLKWADDFSPVDEMGITFVDTEYTKAYLRHLFTVNELLGKQIATIHNLGFYMWLVREARKHILAGDFRAWKDKMVKQMDKRL comes from the coding sequence ATGAAATTTGAATTAAAAGCATGCGACCCTCAAAGTAAAGCCAGAGCTGCTGTAATGACAACAGACCATGGTCAAATTGAGACCCCTATTTTTATGCCTGTTGGTACAGTGGCATCAGTGAAAGGTGTTCATCAACGTGAATTGAAAAATGACATTAATCCAGATGTTATTTTAGGAAATACATATCATTTATATCTCCGACCCCAAACACCTATTTTGGAGAAAGCGGGCGGGCTGCATAAATTTATGAATTGGGATCGGAATATTTTAACCGATTCTGGTGGTTATCAAGTTTATTCATTATCAGCCAACCGGAAGATTAAAGAAGAAGGTGTGAAATTTAAATCTCATATAGACGGCTCATATCATGTATTCACACCTGAAAACGTGATGGAAGTTCAACGAAGTATTGGTGCTGATATCATTATGGCATTTGATGAATGCACGCCATACCCTTGTGATTATAATTATGCCAAACGCTCTATGCATATGACACATCGTTGGTTAGATCGTTGTTTGACACATCTAGATAAAACGCCTTTTATGTATGATTATGAGCAAACTTTTTTCCCTATTGTTCAAGGAAGCACATACAAAGACTTACGACAACAATCGGCAGAATATATTGCTAATGCTGGAGCTCAAGGTAATGCTATTGGAGGTTTATCTGTAGGAGAGCCTGCCGAAGAAATGTATGCCATGACTGATGTGGTCTGTGAAATACTACCATGGGAAAAACCAAGATATTTAATGGGTGTAGGAACACCAATTAATATTCTAGAAAATATTGCTCTCGGAGTAGATATGTTTGATTGTGTCATGCCAACTCGTAATGCACGAAACGGCATGTTGTTTACCGCTCATGGTTCAATTAATATTAAAAACTTAAAATGGGCAGATGATTTTTCTCCTGTTGATGAGATGGGTATTACATTTGTTGATACCGAATACACCAAAGCTTATTTAAGACATTTATTTACCGTTAACGAATTACTCGGAAAGCAAATTGCAACTATTCATAATCTCGGATTTTATATGTGGTTGGTGAGAGAAGCAAGAAAACATATATTAGCAGGAGATTTCAGAGCTTGGAAAGATAAAATGGTAAAACAAATGGATAAACGTTTATAA
- a CDS encoding AI-2E family transporter, with amino-acid sequence MLDQRRTTNILLLVIVIPLIFYLLKILSFIFIPLIASMFIALLFLPLMRWLGRRRVPRLFSILIVITLIAIGVMIGVELVQLSSKQILANNTVFLSKAEIKINDLMMYLQEEYGLKYNTEGNFFAQFFQKENIGSTFDFIRKFLTNILMMTFFTILWLSESINMHKVMNNTILKQKHTSIKAFMKIEKDLITFIKVKFLVSLLTGIFTGLACVFFDVSFPIFWGLFAFLINFVQMVGSFISVILLSIFAFVELDPTSTLFFFIVSISGVQIIFGAILEPIFMGKSFSINVIAVLIMLMLWGFIWGIPGLIMAIPITVFIKIILEQFPGTKVIASLLSGPERNITPLKK; translated from the coding sequence ATGTTAGACCAAAGACGTACTACTAATATTTTATTGTTAGTCATTGTAATTCCTTTAATATTTTATTTACTTAAAATATTATCCTTTATTTTTATTCCATTAATCGCTTCAATGTTTATTGCATTGCTCTTTTTGCCCCTAATGCGATGGTTGGGGCGACGTCGAGTGCCGCGCTTGTTTAGTATTCTAATTGTAATAACACTTATCGCTATAGGCGTGATGATTGGCGTTGAACTTGTGCAATTGTCAAGTAAACAAATACTTGCCAATAACACGGTATTTTTGAGTAAAGCGGAAATCAAGATTAATGATTTAATGATGTATTTACAGGAAGAATACGGCTTGAAATACAATACGGAAGGTAATTTTTTCGCACAGTTTTTTCAAAAGGAAAATATAGGATCGACCTTTGATTTTATACGTAAATTTCTTACTAATATATTGATGATGACCTTTTTCACCATCTTGTGGTTATCGGAGTCTATCAATATGCATAAAGTAATGAATAATACTATCTTAAAACAGAAGCATACTTCAATCAAGGCATTTATGAAGATTGAAAAGGACTTAATTACCTTCATTAAAGTGAAATTTTTAGTAAGCTTACTTACTGGTATTTTTACTGGATTGGCATGTGTATTTTTTGATGTGAGCTTTCCTATTTTTTGGGGACTTTTTGCATTCTTAATTAACTTTGTTCAAATGGTAGGTTCGTTTATTTCAGTAATTTTATTATCTATTTTTGCTTTTGTAGAGTTAGATCCAACAAGTACTTTGTTTTTCTTTATTGTATCTATTTCCGGTGTGCAAATTATATTTGGAGCTATTTTAGAACCTATTTTTATGGGAAAATCATTTTCTATAAATGTCATTGCCGTGCTTATCATGTTAATGCTATGGGGTTTTATCTGGGGTATTCCTGGATTGATAATGGCAATACCAATTACGGTATTTATAAAAATTATTTTAGAACAATTTCCTGGAACCAAAGTTATTGCCTCTCTGTTATCTGGACCTGAGCGCAACATCACACCACTTAAAAAATAG
- a CDS encoding acetyl-CoA carboxylase carboxyltransferase subunit alpha, giving the protein MEYLDFELPIKELQDQLEKCQLIGEESEVDVTQTCKEIEKKLLETKKDIYKNLTAWQRVQLSRHPGRPYTLDHIKALCGDSFLELHGDRNVKDDKAMIGGLGKIGDQSYMFIGQQKGFNTKTRQYRNFGMSNPEGYRKALRLMKSAEKFGIPVVTLIDTPGAYPGLEAEERGQGEAIARNILEMTRLKVPIITVIIGEGASGGALGIGVGDRVLMLENTWYSVISPESCSSILWRSWEYKEQAAEALKLTAPDMKRLKLVDNIIKEPLGGAHSDRPATFLAVKKAIEKNYEELKKLSPKDLVNQRMDKYLAMGVFKG; this is encoded by the coding sequence ATGGAATATTTAGATTTTGAATTACCCATAAAAGAACTTCAGGATCAACTTGAGAAGTGCCAGTTAATTGGTGAAGAGAGCGAAGTTGATGTTACACAAACCTGTAAGGAAATTGAAAAGAAATTATTAGAGACTAAGAAGGATATCTATAAAAATTTGACCGCTTGGCAACGTGTTCAGTTATCAAGACATCCTGGTCGACCGTATACCTTAGATCATATAAAAGCCTTATGTGGAGATTCTTTTTTAGAATTACACGGAGATCGAAACGTGAAAGATGACAAAGCCATGATTGGTGGTTTAGGTAAAATTGGCGATCAAAGTTATATGTTTATTGGCCAACAAAAAGGGTTTAATACAAAAACACGTCAGTATAGAAATTTTGGAATGTCTAATCCTGAAGGATATCGAAAAGCCCTGCGCTTAATGAAATCTGCCGAGAAATTTGGAATTCCAGTAGTCACCTTGATCGATACTCCTGGTGCTTATCCCGGTTTAGAAGCTGAAGAGCGTGGACAAGGAGAAGCGATAGCCAGAAATATTCTGGAAATGACACGGCTTAAAGTGCCAATTATTACTGTAATTATTGGTGAAGGAGCTTCTGGAGGTGCATTAGGTATTGGTGTAGGTGATCGCGTATTAATGTTAGAAAATACATGGTATTCTGTAATTTCTCCTGAATCTTGTTCTTCTATTTTATGGAGAAGTTGGGAGTATAAAGAACAAGCAGCTGAAGCATTAAAGCTAACAGCTCCTGATATGAAAAGACTGAAGCTCGTTGATAATATTATCAAAGAGCCACTTGGTGGTGCGCATTCAGATAGACCAGCGACCTTTCTTGCTGTGAAAAAGGCTATTGAAAAAAATTATGAGGAACTAAAAAAGTTATCACCAAAAGATTTAGTAAATCAACGTATGGATAAATACCTAGCAATGGGCGTTTTTAAAGGCTAA
- a CDS encoding transketolase family protein, translated as MKTYTNTGNKDTRSGFGAGLTELGKTNANVVALCADLIGSLKMDEFKANHPERFFQVGIAEANMIGLAAGMTIGGKIPFTGTFANFSTGRVYDQIRQSVAYSHKNVKICASHAGLTLGEDGATHQILEDIGLMKMLPGMTVINTCDYNQTKAATIAIAKHNGPVYLRFGRPKVANFTPEDQTFEIGKALQLTEGSDVTIVATGHLVWEALEASKTLKEKGISAEVINIHTIKPLDETAILNSVAKTGCIVTAEEHNYLGGLGESVARVLSQHYPAPQELVATKDTFGESGTPAQLMEKYGLNAKAIIEATEKAVQRK; from the coding sequence ATGAAGACATATACAAATACAGGAAATAAAGACACACGATCTGGTTTTGGAGCTGGACTAACTGAGTTAGGCAAAACTAACGCAAATGTTGTTGCACTTTGTGCAGATCTCATTGGGTCTCTTAAAATGGATGAGTTTAAAGCTAACCATCCTGAACGTTTTTTTCAAGTAGGAATCGCTGAAGCCAATATGATAGGTCTTGCAGCAGGTATGACTATTGGTGGCAAGATTCCATTTACAGGAACCTTTGCTAATTTTTCTACAGGTCGCGTTTATGACCAAATTAGACAAAGCGTTGCTTACTCACACAAAAACGTAAAGATTTGTGCTTCTCATGCTGGTTTAACTTTGGGTGAAGATGGTGCTACACATCAAATTTTAGAAGATATTGGATTGATGAAAATGCTCCCTGGCATGACCGTCATTAACACCTGTGACTATAATCAAACCAAAGCTGCAACAATAGCTATTGCGAAACATAATGGCCCTGTATATTTACGATTTGGAAGACCTAAAGTCGCCAATTTCACTCCTGAAGATCAAACATTTGAAATTGGAAAAGCACTGCAACTCACTGAAGGTAGTGATGTGACAATTGTAGCAACTGGCCATTTGGTTTGGGAAGCTCTAGAAGCCTCTAAAACACTAAAAGAAAAAGGGATTTCAGCGGAAGTTATTAATATTCATACAATCAAACCTTTAGATGAGACTGCTATTTTGAATTCAGTTGCGAAAACTGGTTGTATCGTTACTGCTGAAGAACATAATTATCTTGGTGGTTTGGGTGAAAGTGTGGCACGTGTGCTATCTCAACATTATCCTGCTCCTCAAGAACTTGTTGCAACTAAAGATACATTTGGTGAATCTGGAACTCCAGCTCAGCTTATGGAAAAGTATGGTCTAAATGCGAAAGCCATAATAGAAGCTACTGAAAAGGCGGTACAAAGAAAATAA
- a CDS encoding outer membrane beta-barrel protein, with protein MKKLVISTFLLSLFCFSANAQEGTSFGIKAGLNYNSNGDYFQSIGDNAQNPDRNIGYHIGVYGKIGNALYFRPELIYTSTKSDYNSDDFEMKKIDAPLLVGIKVIGPVSVFGGPSLQYILDTQFDGINIDNVENDFSVGLNFGIGLNFNKIGIDLRYERGFSDNEATFIGNNLGQAAISRIDTRPDQLILSLSIAL; from the coding sequence ATGAAAAAATTAGTTATCAGTACGTTTTTATTAAGCTTGTTTTGTTTTAGTGCCAATGCTCAAGAAGGAACTTCCTTCGGAATAAAAGCTGGCTTAAATTACAATTCCAACGGCGACTATTTTCAATCTATCGGTGACAATGCTCAAAATCCAGATCGAAATATAGGCTATCATATTGGAGTCTACGGGAAAATTGGTAATGCTCTTTACTTCAGACCAGAATTGATATACACGAGTACTAAGAGTGATTACAATAGTGATGATTTCGAAATGAAAAAAATTGACGCTCCACTATTAGTTGGTATTAAAGTAATCGGTCCTGTTAGTGTATTTGGAGGACCTTCTCTACAGTATATTTTGGACACCCAATTTGACGGAATAAACATTGATAATGTAGAAAACGACTTCTCAGTAGGTTTAAACTTCGGAATTGGTCTAAATTTTAATAAAATTGGTATCGATCTCAGATATGAGCGCGGTTTTAGTGACAATGAAGCAACTTTTATTGGAAATAATCTCGGACAAGCTGCTATAAGTAGAATAGACACAAGACCAGATCAATTAATTTTAAGTTTATCAATAGCACTTTAA
- a CDS encoding transketolase has product MPNTQQLQDLTTQVRRDILRMVHKVNSGHPGGSLGCTEFMVALYQEIMDRKDSFDMDGIGEDIFFLSNGHISPVFYSVLARSGYFPVNELNTFRLINSRLQGHPTTHEGLPGIRVASGSLGQGFSVALGAAETKKLNNDNHIVYSLHGDGELQEGQNWEGIMYAAAHKVDNIISTIDLNGQQIDGSTDDVLPMGSLKAKFEAFGWIVVEIEKGNDIEAILNGMIEAKSLTGHEKPVCVLLKTVMGNGVDFMMHTHAWHGKAPNDEQLAIGLAQNAETLGDY; this is encoded by the coding sequence ATGCCAAACACACAACAATTACAAGATCTAACAACACAAGTTCGCAGAGATATTTTGCGAATGGTTCACAAGGTAAATTCTGGTCATCCAGGAGGTTCTTTAGGCTGCACAGAATTTATGGTAGCACTTTATCAAGAAATAATGGATAGAAAAGACAGTTTTGATATGGACGGTATCGGAGAAGATATTTTCTTCTTGTCTAATGGTCATATTTCGCCAGTCTTTTACAGTGTGCTTGCACGCTCTGGATATTTTCCAGTAAATGAATTGAACACCTTTAGATTGATAAATTCTAGACTTCAAGGCCACCCTACTACACACGAAGGCTTACCTGGAATACGTGTTGCATCTGGTTCACTTGGTCAAGGTTTTAGTGTTGCTCTAGGTGCTGCTGAAACTAAAAAGTTAAATAACGATAACCATATTGTTTATAGTTTACATGGTGATGGCGAATTACAAGAGGGTCAAAATTGGGAAGGCATTATGTATGCGGCAGCTCATAAAGTCGACAATATTATTTCTACAATTGACTTAAACGGTCAACAAATTGATGGCTCTACAGATGACGTTTTACCAATGGGTAGTTTAAAAGCCAAATTTGAAGCCTTTGGGTGGATTGTTGTTGAGATTGAAAAAGGAAATGATATTGAGGCAATATTGAATGGTATGATCGAAGCAAAATCTTTAACTGGTCATGAAAAACCTGTATGCGTCTTACTTAAAACAGTTATGGGTAATGGAGTTGATTTCATGATGCATACCCACGCTTGGCATGGGAAAGCTCCTAATGATGAGCAGCTAGCAATCGGACTTGCACAAAACGCAGAGACTTTAGGAGATTACTAA
- a CDS encoding LptF/LptG family permease — translation MKILDWYILKRYLFTFLMMLLLFIPIGITVNLAEKIGKILERQVPFPDVAQYYFDFTIYFANLLFPIFLFLSVIWFTSKLANNTEIVAFLSSGVSFWRFLRPYMIGATIIAAFALVMGLYLAPKASKGFNEFKYKHLKTNTKIVKTTNIYRQVNDNDYIYVSSFNPVTKQGSNFSLEHFEGNKLIYKITANSIKDNDSTYSLMSYTKRTFGEHDDILEYSRRKDIAFEFDAEDLTPEEYIAETLQYNDLIKFIEKEKRRGSSNIGRYLVVKYKKWSLPVSVFILTIIAVAVSSIKRRGGMGVNLAFGITIAMIYVFFDKVFGVMAEQSSFDPLLAVWFPNIVFGILAAYLLYNAKR, via the coding sequence TTGAAAATTCTAGATTGGTACATATTAAAGCGCTATTTGTTTACATTTTTAATGATGTTGTTGCTTTTTATTCCTATTGGAATAACTGTAAATCTTGCCGAAAAAATTGGAAAAATTTTAGAGCGACAGGTCCCGTTTCCAGATGTTGCACAATATTACTTCGATTTCACTATCTATTTCGCGAATCTTTTGTTTCCTATATTTTTATTTTTATCAGTTATCTGGTTTACATCCAAACTAGCTAATAATACAGAGATAGTTGCTTTTTTAAGTTCAGGAGTGTCATTTTGGCGTTTTTTAAGACCTTATATGATAGGCGCAACAATTATTGCGGCATTTGCTTTAGTCATGGGCTTGTATTTGGCTCCGAAAGCAAGTAAAGGTTTCAATGAGTTTAAGTATAAACATCTCAAAACAAATACCAAAATAGTTAAAACCACGAATATTTATAGGCAGGTCAATGATAATGACTATATCTATGTGAGTAGTTTTAATCCCGTAACAAAACAAGGAAGTAACTTTAGTTTAGAACATTTTGAAGGCAATAAATTGATTTACAAAATCACGGCCAACTCTATAAAAGATAATGATTCTACATACAGTTTAATGTCTTATACGAAGCGAACCTTTGGTGAACATGATGATATCCTAGAATATTCTAGACGAAAAGATATAGCTTTCGAGTTTGATGCAGAAGACCTTACGCCAGAAGAATATATTGCCGAAACCTTGCAATATAATGACCTCATAAAGTTTATTGAAAAAGAAAAGCGGAGAGGATCGTCGAATATTGGACGTTATTTGGTTGTAAAGTATAAGAAGTGGAGCTTACCTGTATCTGTTTTTATTTTGACTATTATAGCGGTTGCAGTATCATCAATAAAGCGAAGAGGAGGGATGGGAGTAAACCTTGCTTTTGGGATCACCATTGCCATGATATATGTGTTCTTTGACAAAGTATTTGGTGTGATGGCCGAACAATCCAGTTTCGATCCTCTTTTAGCGGTGTGGTTTCCTAATATCGTTTTTGGTATCTTAGCCGCTTATCTGCTTTACAATGCCAAACGCTAA
- the dnaB gene encoding replicative DNA helicase produces MKQPNQIQGYKVDKSTIISLEKGKIPPQATDLEEVVLGAMMIDKKGVDEVIDILSPDAFYKDAHRHIFEAIFKLFENSEPVDLLTVSSQLKKDAKLDLVGGDFYLISLTQRVSSSAHIEFHARIILQKYIQRSLIKISNEIIEEAYDETKDVFDLLDNAEAKLYEVTQGNVKKSTETAQSLVIQAKKKIEEISNKEGLSGIPTGFTKLDKLTSGWQPSDLIIVAARPGMGKTALTLTMARNIAVNSNIPVAFFSLEMSSVQLITRLISSETGLSSEKLRTGKLEKHEWEQLNVKVKTLEKAPLFIDDTPSLSIFDLRAKARRLASQYGVKMIMIDYLQLMTAGGSQKGGNREQEISMISRNLKALAKELSVPVIALSQLSRAVETRGGSKRPLLSDLRESGAIEQDADIVSFIYRPEYYKIDEWDDDERSPTEGQGEFIVAKHRNGGLDNIRLKFIGHLGKFDNLDDFDTPFGEFHSKMNAAANDDTFKPDNFPSASDAFGAPEDDDNDVPF; encoded by the coding sequence ATGAAACAACCTAATCAAATACAAGGCTATAAAGTCGATAAAAGCACAATCATTAGCTTGGAGAAAGGTAAAATACCTCCACAAGCAACTGATTTAGAGGAGGTTGTGCTTGGCGCGATGATGATTGATAAAAAAGGGGTTGATGAGGTTATTGATATTCTTAGTCCCGATGCTTTTTATAAAGATGCGCACAGACATATTTTTGAAGCTATTTTCAAATTATTTGAAAATAGTGAACCTGTCGATTTATTAACGGTTTCTAGTCAATTAAAGAAAGACGCTAAACTAGACTTAGTAGGAGGGGACTTTTACCTCATTTCATTAACACAACGCGTATCGTCGTCTGCGCATATTGAGTTTCATGCTCGCATTATACTACAGAAATATATTCAACGTAGCTTAATAAAAATATCCAATGAAATTATTGAGGAAGCCTATGATGAAACTAAGGATGTTTTCGATTTATTAGATAATGCTGAGGCTAAACTTTATGAAGTAACACAAGGTAACGTAAAGAAATCAACAGAAACTGCTCAAAGTTTAGTTATTCAAGCTAAAAAGAAAATTGAGGAAATATCAAATAAGGAAGGTTTAAGTGGAATCCCAACTGGATTTACCAAATTAGACAAATTGACCTCTGGATGGCAGCCAAGTGATTTAATTATTGTCGCTGCACGTCCAGGTATGGGGAAAACAGCATTGACATTAACTATGGCAAGAAATATTGCGGTGAATAGTAATATTCCAGTCGCGTTCTTTTCATTAGAAATGTCTTCTGTACAATTAATTACACGTTTGATTTCTTCGGAAACAGGATTGTCTTCTGAAAAACTAAGAACCGGAAAGCTAGAAAAACACGAGTGGGAACAGTTAAATGTTAAGGTGAAGACTTTAGAAAAAGCGCCCTTATTTATTGATGATACACCGTCATTATCCATTTTTGATTTGCGTGCTAAAGCCAGACGTTTGGCATCTCAGTACGGTGTTAAAATGATTATGATTGATTACCTGCAGTTAATGACCGCAGGAGGAAGTCAAAAAGGAGGGAACCGTGAACAAGAAATATCTATGATTTCTCGTAACCTGAAAGCTTTAGCTAAAGAACTTAGTGTTCCTGTAATAGCCTTATCTCAGTTGTCACGTGCGGTAGAAACTCGTGGGGGAAGTAAAAGACCACTACTATCTGATTTACGTGAATCTGGAGCCATTGAACAAGATGCGGATATTGTAAGTTTCATATACCGACCAGAATACTACAAAATTGATGAGTGGGATGATGATGAACGCTCACCAACAGAAGGTCAAGGTGAGTTTATCGTCGCCAAGCATAGAAATGGTGGTTTAGACAATATTCGTTTGAAGTTTATAGGTCACTTAGGTAAGTTTGATAACTTAGATGATTTCGATACACCATTTGGAGAGTTTCATTCAAAAATGAATGCAGCCGCAAATGATGATACCTTTAAACCAGATAATTTTCCGTCTGCTTCTGATGCCTTTGGTGCCCCAGAAGATGACGATAATGATGTGCCATTTTAA
- a CDS encoding DMT family transporter: MPNAKLKNYFHLHFLVFIAGFTAILGELISIGSTALVWYRMLIAGLLMFLYIKVIRLKIQVSTKTKLQFFGAGIIIALHWITFFEAINQSNVSITLAMFSTGAFFASFIEPLIYKRRIIWYEILFGIIVIFGVFLITQSEIKYLNGIILGISSALFSTIFAVINGRFIAQHRATVISFYEFISGVVFLSLFILVFNDGFSAEFFTLKTVDWIYIFILASICTAYAFIGSVKVMRYISPYTVVLTYNLEPLYGIALALLMFPDTETMSTQFYYGAFLVLATVLADGILKNIKSIKKRKSIESKPD; encoded by the coding sequence ATGCCAAACGCTAAGCTTAAAAATTACTTTCATTTACATTTTCTAGTTTTTATTGCTGGTTTTACCGCCATTCTTGGGGAATTAATTTCAATTGGATCTACGGCATTAGTATGGTATCGCATGCTTATAGCAGGTTTGTTAATGTTTCTATACATTAAAGTTATACGACTGAAAATACAAGTATCAACAAAAACGAAATTACAATTCTTTGGTGCAGGAATTATCATTGCATTGCATTGGATTACATTCTTTGAGGCGATTAATCAATCTAATGTATCAATCACATTGGCCATGTTTTCTACTGGTGCCTTTTTTGCATCGTTTATTGAACCTTTAATTTATAAGCGTAGAATTATTTGGTATGAAATTCTTTTCGGAATAATCGTCATTTTCGGTGTTTTCTTAATCACGCAAAGTGAGATTAAATATTTAAACGGGATTATCTTAGGGATTTCTTCAGCATTGTTTTCAACCATTTTTGCTGTAATCAATGGAAGGTTTATTGCCCAACATCGTGCAACGGTGATATCATTTTATGAATTTATTAGTGGTGTGGTTTTTTTATCATTGTTTATCCTAGTTTTTAATGATGGTTTTTCAGCAGAATTTTTCACTTTAAAAACTGTAGATTGGATTTACATTTTCATTTTAGCCTCTATTTGTACAGCATATGCATTTATAGGATCGGTAAAAGTCATGCGTTATATAAGTCCGTATACCGTCGTCCTTACCTATAATTTAGAACCCTTATACGGTATTGCTTTAGCACTATTGATGTTTCCTGACACGGAAACTATGAGTACACAGTTTTACTATGGTGCATTTTTAGTATTAGCTACCGTTTTAGCCGATGGGATTTTAAAAAACATAAAGAGTATTAAAAAGCGCAAATCCATAGAGAGTAAACCGGATTAA